From a single Toxoplasma gondii ME49 chromosome II, whole genome shotgun sequence genomic region:
- a CDS encoding dynein light chain DLC (encoded by transcript TGME49_223000~Product name based on PMID:16518471.~Predicted trans-membrane domain (TMHMM2.0):4-24) — protein sequence MQLKFVMIYQTVIIEFFAVFSIVMRRMKEPISRIPRSLIQATCCTGMVAMADRKAVIKNADMPEDLQQDAIDCANQALEKYNIEKDIAAFIKKEFDRKHNPTWHCVVGRNFGSYVTHETHHFIYFYIGQVAVLLFKSG from the exons ATGCAGCTGAAATTCGTCATGATCTACCAGACTGTCATCATTGAGTTTTTCGCAGTCTTCTCTATCGTAATGCGCCGTATGAAGGAACCCATTTCCCGGATTCCACGTTCCCTCATTCAGGCGACTTGCTGCACAGGCATGGTCGCG ATGGCGGACAGGAAGGCGGTGATCAAGAATGCAGATATGCCTGAGGATTTGCAACAGGATGCAATCGACTGTGCAAATCAGGCACTGGAAAAATATAACATCGAGAAGGACATCGCCGCGTTTATCAAAAAGGAATTTGACCGCAAGCACAACCCCACGTGGCACTGCGTCGTTGGCCGGAACTTCGGCTCATATGTGACGCATGAAACCCACCATTTCATCTATTTTTATATTGGGCAGGTTGCTGTTTTGCTGTTCAAAAGTGGCTGA
- a CDS encoding hypothetical protein (encoded by transcript TGME49_223010~Signal peptide predicted by SignalP 2.0 HMM (probability 0.548) with cleavage site probability 0.499 at residue 19), whose translation MGSRGIVVKCSLLVDVVSSAFLERQNIGPRWVLVNSLNLFCRRKSMTTPHSCRMVPIAPRVTSEKENSVTVFWSPSQFCQEHGDVSRVVCVSLDFCVHMHVLQYSMLLPDVMNALHPTRVCGFECIQGSLLNLRNCRVISALL comes from the coding sequence ATGGGATCGAGGGGGATAGTCGTGAAGTGTTCTCTGCTTGTCGATGTAGTATCTTCGGCTTTTTTGGAAAGACAAAATATCGGACCTCGTTGGGTTTTGGTCAACAGCCTGAACTTGTTTTGCAGACGCAAGAGCATGACCACCCCCCATTCCTGCCGCATGGTCCCGATAGCGCCACGCGTAACttcagaaaaggaaaacagcgTTACCGTGTTCTGGTCTCCATCTCAGTTCTGTCAAGAGCATGGAGACGTCTCTCGAgtcgtctgtgtgtctctagATTTTtgtgtacacatgcatgtgctTCAGTATTCCATGCTTTTGCCTGACGTTATGAATGCACTACACCCTACAAGAGTGTGTGGCTTCGAATGCATCCAAGGGTCTCTTCTGAATCTGCGGAACTGTAGGGTTATCAGCGCTTTGCTCTGA
- a CDS encoding coproporphyrinogen III oxidase (encoded by transcript TGME49_223020) gives MDSQKKQVYHPDKAFRERWEAMLRRYQTAICDALASVDGGSFCEDMWTRGRSGGGGCSRVLQDSTVLEKGGVNVSAVHGTLPPDAVTKMTCHGHHDLPAADGEGLQFYAAGLSMVIHPRNPMAPTVHLNYRFFQIFRRAPSERSGTDECGGEEATAGESLLWWFGGGADLSPSYVFEEDCVFFHEKLREQCDRCDPLYYARFKRWCDAYFRNHHRNEGRGIGGIFFDDLNENMTVSPEKFFAFAEDGLQTFIDAYIPILIKRKDQPFTESQKIWQQIRRGRYVEFNLVHDRGTKFGFQVPGSRIESILISLPLTARWEYQFKIEKGSKEEEAQRVFVEPRDWLPIDNAHLEGFSWPTETGARRC, from the exons ATGGattcacagaaaaaacag GTTTACCATCCGGACAAGGCGTTTCGTGAACGATGGGAAGCAATGCTTCGTCGTTACCAAACCGCCATATGCGAcgctctcgcgtctgtcgaTGGAGGCTCGTTCTGCGAAGACATGTGGACCCGCGGGAGATCCGGAGGTGGTGGCTGCAGCCGAGTTCTCCAGGATTCCACCGTTCTGGAGAAGGGAGGGGTGAATGTATCAGCCGTGCATGGGACCCTTCCCCCAGACGCTGTGACAAAAATGACATGCCATGGCCACCACGATCTTCCGGCAGCCGACGGTGAGGGGTTGCAGTTCTACGCCGCCGGCCTGTCGATGGTCATCCATCCCAGGAATCCCATGGCACCCACAGTTCACTTGAACTACCGGTTTTTCCAGATCTTTCGAAGAGCGCCCTCAGAGCGCAGCGGCACCGACGAATgtggaggggaagaagctACAGCGGGGGAGTCACTCCTCTGGTGGTTCGGAGGTGGAGCAGATCTTTCCCCCTCTTACGTCTTCGAGGAGGACTGTGTGTTCTTCCACGAGAAGCTGCGTGAGCAATGTGATCGGTGTGACCCTTTGTACTATGCACGGTTCAAAAGGTGGTGTGATGCGTACTTTCGCAACCACCATCGAAATGAAGGCCGAGGAATTGGGGGCATTTTCTTCGATGACCTAAATGAAAACATGACGGTGTCGCCAGAAAAGTTTTTTGCGTTCGCAGAAGATGGCTTGCAGACATTCATCGACGCGTACATTCCGATCCTAATAAAACGCAAAGACCAGCCCTTTACTGAAAGCCAAAAGATATGGCAACAGATCCGGAGGGGGCGCTACGTGGAATTTAACCTGGTCCACGATCGGGGAACCAAGTTCGGATTTCAGGTGCCCGGATCTCGTATTGAGTCCATTCtgatttctcttcctcttacGGCGAGGTGGGAGTACCAGTTTAAAATTGAGAAAGGGtcgaaagaggaggaggcacAGCGAGTGTTTGTGGAACCCCGCGATTGGCTACCGATTGACAACGCTCATCTCGAAGGCTTTAGCTGGCCTACAGAGACCGGTGCCAGGCGCTGTTGA
- a CDS encoding hypothetical protein (encoded by transcript TGME49_223025) — translation MHHEFKYSVPSLYADLVVCEVVEAAGVKGGHINSYGRAVWGVHCKVSHWDGTAKNSEGISCGFLNNSEN, via the exons ATGCACCATGAATTCAAGTATAGTGTACCGTCTTTATATGCCGACTTAGTTGTTTGTGAAGTTGTGGAAGCAGCTGGGGTCAAAG GAGGACATATTAACTCGTATGGTAGGGCAGTGTGGGGCGTCCACTGCAAGGTCTCGCACTGGGACGGCACCGCGAAAAACTCAGAGGGCATATCCTGCGGATTCCTGAACAATTCAGAGAATTAG
- a CDS encoding tetratricopeptide repeat-containing protein (encoded by transcript TGME49_223030) → MATDDVTLLDIDSEKIEKCTQPRLLRKYIALLEQDGGYYHQLLSAARKKLDDLVGTKTSSGSGTRWCRGPSTADIAAAKADILEWQRSLSGEQGIPHDIGARAVSIQRNTQTSIACGSQQCAVEATGIAVENGFTGQNEIRNVTASCNALEFPAHSDNSETDFKKTVVEVPCSDCAADGAFGEARKRVGSCKKLSSLISAHAGLPDRETDAEIPAGVNCAKESVQPHNIAGTAQYNHDPSKKRISVLLEDSDASDDSEHTEDCDLELIPLRHNSGEKPCVKSARRETSATPSNSPHNQPMQSQGEFSNKRTIANYRERTSLRSCCCFSEKESIKSNASQFSDDGDDTGKGTHKPMEHDKEPAAVRQSQGSHCGSPHDHSSNNSSQKILPAGKHSDSLCNMRTIEIHCIKGAAVAAYEEGNHEKALRLLSESLRIAEEDVLAAGERAYATPTSSSRNASLDACNQSTDGKLTKKLHSLLYSNRSQVHLTMGQYEEAAEDSLRAMQLDCTNIKALWRRARALLFLGGEDNLELASTVAKRIEDVFSQGEKYPPPSALDQLSDLKATIQSAIEQLRPKLPPAPHFSTQ, encoded by the coding sequence ATGGCAACTGACGACGTTACGCTACTAGATATCGATTCTGAAAAAATTGAGAAATGCACACAACCTCGCTTGCTGAGAAAATACATCGCGCTCCTAGAGCAGGACGGTGGCTACTACCACCAGCTCCTGAGTGCCGCAAGAAAAAAACTCGATGATCTTGTTGGTACTAAAACCTCATCCGGAAGTGGCACCAGGTGGTGCAGGGGGCCATCCACAGCAGACATTGCCGCTGCCAAAGCAGACATTCTTGAGTGGCAGCGCAGTCTTTCTGGAGAGCAGGGTATCCCCCACGATATCGGTGCTCGTGCAGTTTCCATCCAGAGGAACACACAAACCTCTATAGCATGTGGTTCCCAGCAGTGTGCAGTGGAAGCAACGGGAATCGCTGTCGAAAACGGCTTTACGGGGCAAAATGAAATCCGAAATGTCACCGCTTCCTGCAATGCCCTGGAATTTCCTGCCCATAGCGATAATTCAGAAACAGACTTCAAAAAGACCGTCGTAGAGGTGCCTTGTAGTGACTGCGCGGCAGATGGAGCTTTTGGCGAAGCCAGGAAAAGAGTCGGCTCATGCAAGAAATTAAGTTCGCTCATATCTGCGCACGCGGGGCTTCCAGACCGTGAAACAGACGCTGAAATACCGGCAGGTGTTAACTGTGCCAAGGAATCAGTACAGCCGCATAACATTGCTGGAACAGCCCAGTATAACCATGATCCCTCAAAGAAACGGATCTCTGTGCTTTTGGAAGATAGTGATGCCAGTGACGACAGCGAGCACACCGAGGATTGCGATCTCGAACTCATTCCTCTTAGGCACAACAGTGGGGAAAAGCCGTGTGTAAAATCTGCAAGGCGAGAAACTTCAGCTACACCTTCCAACTCGCCCCATAACCAACCTATGCAGTCTCAAGGGGAGTTCAGTAACAAACGCACGATTGCAAACTATAGAGAAAGAACCTCGCTAAGGTCTTGCTGTTGTTTTtcggaaaaggaaagcaTCAAATCAAATGCCTCGCAGTTCAGTGACGATGGAGACGACACCGGAAAGGGGACCCACAAACCGATGGAACATGACAAGGAACCAGCCGCGGTAAGACAGTCCCAGGGATCTCACTGCGGAAGCCCGCACGATCATAGCTCGAACAACAGTTCCCAGAAGATCCTACCAGCTGGCAAGCATAGTGATAGCCTATGCAATATGCGGACGATAGAAATTCATTGCATCAAGGGTGCAGCAGTGGCTGCATACGAGGAAGGCAACCACGAGAAAGCTCTGAGGCTTCTGAGCGAGTCCCTGAGGATAGCCGAGGAAGATGTCCTTGCAGCAGGAGAACGTGCGTATGCCACTCCAACTTCTTCATCCCGGAATGCCTCTCtggatgcatgcaaccaATCTACTGATGGAAAACTGACGAAAAAGTTGCACAGTTTGCTGTATTCTAATAGAAGTCAGGTGCATCTGACAATGGGACAGTATGAGGAAGCAGCTGAGGACAGTCTTCGCGCCATGCAGCTCGACTGCACAAATATCAAGGCACTCTGGCGACGAGCGCGAGCGCTCTTGTTTTTGGGGGGAGAAGACAACCTTGAACTAGCCTCTACAGTAGCCAAGCGAATCGAGGATGTTTTTTCCCAAGGTGAAAAGTATCCCCCTCCATCTGCACTCGACCAGCTTTCTGACCTGAAGGCAACCATCCAGAGTGCGATTGAGCAGCTGAGACCAAAACTGCCGCCTGCACCTCATTTTTCTACTCAGTAA
- a CDS encoding hypothetical protein (encoded by transcript TGME49_223040), with the protein MAETREGGQSGAASILGAEAFPELLSKVPLNPQMDEDKHFNKYKWGNEPIPVNRRTGSRMNSSIYDNRNHEAVRHPWSTDARTFHPNDNPEADRINTQYSNMVSDSFPEGGFSDAPRFSSNWERLLAYHHGLYSPEKFNSTTKTADEIRLAVNDFAAKVHADDPKNACKYLMIEEFKCLQSAQARIDPQGAATKCVKWFNEWRQCAWDQEKMVKGYNYIEDRRARKHKPYIGAPDLQYS; encoded by the exons ATGGCAGAGACTCGCGAAGGGGGGCAGTCGGGGGCAGCCTCGATCTTGGGGGCGGAAGCGTTTCCCGAACTGTTGAGCAAGGTGCCGTTGAATCCACAGATGGACGAAGACAAACATTTCAACAAGTACAAATGGGGAAACGAGCCAATTCCTGTCAACAGACGAACTGGGAGCCGAATGAACTCCTCGATCTACGACAACCGGAACCACGAGGCTGTTCGCCATCCGTGGTCGACAGATGCACGAACATTTCATCCCAATGATAACCCGGAAGCCGACCGAATCAATACTCAGTACTCCAACATGGTTAGCGACAGCTTTCCTGAAGGCGGCTTCAGCGATGcacctcgtttttcctcgaaCTGGGAGCGCCTGCTGGCCTACCACCACGGTCTCTATTCCCCGGAAAAGTTCAACTCGACGACCAAGACGGCAGATGAAATCCGACTTGCCGTCAATGATTTCGCCGCGAAAGTCCACGCTGATGACCCCAAAAATGCTTGCAAATATCTTATGATCGAAGAATTCAAGTGCCTTCAGTCTGCGCAGGCTCGCATT GATCCTCAAGGTGCTGCAACAAAGTGCGTGAAGTGGTTTAATGAGTGGAGACAATGCGCCTGGGATCAGGAGAAGATGGTGAAAGGATACAACTACATCGAAGACAGAAGGGCCCGGAAGCACAAGCCATACATTGGAGCGCCCGATCTGCAGTACTCTTAG
- a CDS encoding hypothetical protein (encoded by transcript TGME49_223045), which produces MSTKLQQYQSRQWMFYPENFVDSATRHHTWNAKRAHRMHPTTFFNREGSRRTWRGVGGDGAKPLCEEGSSATLPIPIRSREPDP; this is translated from the exons ATGTCAACAAAGCTGCAACAGTATCAGTCTCGTCAATGGATGTTCTATCCGGAAAACTTCGTTGACTCCGCGACACGACATCACACGTGGAATGCCAAGAGAGCACATCGTATGCACCCCACGACTTTTTTCAACCG TGAAGGGTCGAGGAGAACGTGGAGGGGAGTAGGAGGCGATGGTGCAAAACCTTTGTGCGAAGAGGGTTCTTCAGCGACGTTGCCTATTCCGATCAGAAGTCGGGAACCAGACCCCTGA